The following proteins are co-located in the Doryrhamphus excisus isolate RoL2022-K1 chromosome 15, RoL_Dexc_1.0, whole genome shotgun sequence genome:
- the atp5mc1 gene encoding ATP synthase F(0) complex subunit C1, mitochondrial: protein MYACAKFVTSPAVLRGGSRVLARPVSASILNRPEATVEQQALLPVSPSALVTRSFQTSSVSRDIDTAAKFIGAGAATVGVAGSGAGIGTVFGSLIIGYARNPSLKQQLFSYAILGFALSEAMGLFCLMVAFLILFAM, encoded by the exons GCCTGTGCTAAGTTTGTCACTTCTCCTGCTGTG CTGCGTGGGGGGTCCAGAGTACTTGCCCGGCCAGTCTCAGCCTCCATTTTGAACAGACCCGAAGCCACAGTGGAGCAGCAG GCTCTGTTGCCAGTAAGTCCGTCAGCACTTGTGACCCGCTCCTTCCAGACCAGCTCGGTCTCTCGGGACATAGATACCGCTGCCAAGTTCATTGGTGCTGGTGCTGCCACAGTGGGTGTTGCTGGTTCTGGAGCCGGAATTGGAACAGTGTTTGGTAGCCTGATCATTGGCTATGCCAG GAATCCCTCCCTGAAGCAGCAGCTCTTCTCCTACGCCATCCTGGGCTTTGCTCTGTCTGAGGCTATGGGTCTCTTCTGTCTGATGGTGGCATTCCTTATCCTGTTTGCCATGTAA